From Desulfovibrio sp.:
AGTGAGATTGAGCGCTTCGCGCTTGAGCTTGGCCCGCAGGTTCAGGCGCAGAACAGAGCCTGTACGATGTAGCGTGGTAATGTCGGTGGCATAACCGCCCAAGGCCAACATGAATTTATCGCCTTCGAGCCTGTCCAGTACCACGAGCGGCAAGCCTGAGAGCCTGTCCTTGATCAGAGCGTCGAGCTCCCTTTCCGCCGCTAGGCTCAGGGCGTCTGCGATCTCAGCCCCATATACCCTGGAGTAGACGTAAAAATCTTGGATCTCGAACAGCAGTACGCTGACCATGCCTCCGTGTTTGAGCAGAGTCTCCACAGCCTGACGGTGCGGAGCGGTGAGCAGCGAGAGGGAGTCACAGCTGTGTGGGTAATCCCCTTTGAGGGGAGTGGACAGGGGGATGAACGGCTTGAAGCTCTTGATACTCATGAGCATGGGCAAGCACTTACAGAGAACCGCATTGAAGGCGTGCCGGATGAGTGAAATGAATGTTAAGAAACGGTGACGACCTGGGTGATCAATAAACTCCGTCTATTACCAAGGCTTGCAAATCGGCAGGAGGAGCCGTAGGTATGGCCTGCTGGCAAAAGGGGACCGGAATGCCTGGCCGAAAGGATTTTTTCGACGAATTCTACAACGAAACCATGACCGAGATGGCGGAGAATTTCTTTTCCCGCCGCAAGGAAATGGAGGCCAGGCTGGAGGGATTCGCTTCACTGGCGGGGGGAGTGAAGTCCGTGGCGGTCAAGGCCCTCAGGAAGTGGAACACCTTGTTTACGCTGCTGGTGGATGCGGACGTCGCGCTCACATTCTTCCGGGAGCGCGGCATGCAGGCCGGTCATATCCCAGCCCTGGCCGCCGCTGCTGGGGACCCGTGGCGTTTCAAACCGCCCTTCGCCTTTACCGAGGCGAGCCGGTACCGAAAAAGCGTCCGGTATGCTTACGAAGCCGTACGCCAGGCAACACTCGACTACAATGAGGGAAGCTACGGAAACGACCCAAAGAACCCAAGGAAGAAGGTTCTTCTGCCCAATTACGCCACGCTCAAGGACCTGGCGGAAAAAATAAATGCCGAGGTCTGCTCGGTGAATACCTGCCAGACCCCCTCCACAGTGTTGGCTTACGCCAAGAGCATGGACCCGCACGCCGCGGGGAAGGAAGCCATAGTCGGTGGCATGACCGGGGAAGACGTCTGCAAGATAGACAGTGACATGGCCTTCAAACCAGTTGATTTCGAGGGGTTGGCCCTGCCGGTTCTTCCCACTCCCCCCGCCTTGGAGGAGATTCAGTCCAGTCTCGATGAGATGAGCGACACCATATTTTCGGTCCGGCGAGGGGATGCAAAACGCGCCTTGGCCTGTGTCAGCGCTCGTTGATCCCAAGAGAGTGAAGAAATTCTAGAGGACGTTGAAGCGGCGCAGCCAGAGTTCCAGAGCGGCTAAAGCCCAGAGGCGCTTGCCGTGGTCAATGGCACCTCCGGCGTGTTCGGAAAGCAGCCGGGAGATTGCTGCCGGCTTGAATAAACGCTCTGCAGCCAGGCCATGCAGAAGCAGTTCACGGCACCACCCGGCCAGGCCCTCGCGCAGCCATTTGCCCACGGGAATGCCGAACCCCTGTTTACCCTGAGCCGTAACCTCGGGGGGAAGCAACTCCGCGAAGGTCGACCGCAGCAGATATTTTCCGTTTCTCCCCCGTACCTTGAAACGCGCTGGAAGCCTTGCGGCCCATTCTGCCAGCTTGTGGTCGAGCAGTGGTGAACGGCCCTCAAGCCCGTGAGCCATGGCCATACGATCCGCCTTAACCAGTAGGTCACCGGGAAGGTAGGAGCCCAGGTCCGTGGCCAGGGTCCGGTCCAGGAAGCTCGAGGCCGAACAGGTGTCGAAAATGCTTGCGAGCATGCCCACCGGATCCGAATCGGGACGGGCTTCCTTCCTCCAGAGATCGCGGGCAGCTTCGGGGCTGAAATACGAGCCCCAGCGGATGATGCTTGCCTTTGGGCTCACTGCGGCCACCTGGGAAAGACGTTTGAGTCCCGCCACCCAGTTGGACTCGATTGGCCTGTCCTTGGGCTCCGGTATCGTGTGCAACAGAGCCGGAAACAGTTTCTGGGTGAGAAACCGGGGCAATGCCGCGTAGGGGGCGGCCAGGGGGTCCAACCAGTAGCGCTGGTAGCCCGCGAAGAGCTCGTCACCGCCATCGCCGTTCAGGGCCACCGTGACTTTTGTCCTGGTCTCGCGGGCCAGAAAAAATGAGGGAAGAGCGGACGGGTCCGCGAAGGGTTCTCCAACATGGGCCACGATCTGTTCGAAGGTGTCCGGAACGTGCCCGTACTCCACAAGGAACTCGTTGTGGTCCGTTCCATAGAGACGGGCCACGGCCCGGGCTTTGTGCAGCTCGGAAAAGGCTTCCTCCGCGAACCCGATGGAGAAGGTCTTCACAGGCGTACCACTCAGCTTCGCCATGAGCGCCGTGATGATGCTCGAATCGATACCACCGGAAAGGTGGGCACCAAGAGGAACCTCGGACATGAGCCGGATACGCACCGACTCGGAAAGCATCTCCCGCAGTTCTGTTTTGAGTTCTTCCTCCGACGCGTTGAATTTGGGTTCGAAAGAGAGCTTCCAGTAACGTGAGGTCTCAACACGTCCGTGTGTAAAAACGAGATTATGTCCGGGGGGAAGGCTCTTCAAAGCCTTGAATGCGCTTTGGGGGCCAGGAACGTATTGCAGGGTAAGATACAATCCGATGGCCTCCAGGTCCGCCTCGTGCGAGACGCCGGGGAAGGCCAGCAGGGCTGTGGGTCCTGATGCAAAGAGGAAGTGTCCTTCGTGAAGGCAATAATAAAAGGGCTTCTTGCCCAGACGGTCACGGGAAGCGAACAGGGTCTGCCTGCGTTCGTCCCAGATTGCGAACGCGAACATGCCCCTTAGTTTTTCGGTGCATGCGGGGCCATATTCCTCGTAGGCGTGCAGGATGGCTTCCGTGTCCGAGGCTGTGGCGAAGCGGTGCCCCTTGCCGATGAGCTCGCTGCGAAGGTCCAGATGGTTGTAAATCTCGCCGTTGAAGACGATCCAGAGGGTGGAGTCCTCGTTGCACATGGGCTGGTCGCCGGTGGCCAGGTCGATGATGGCCAGGCGGCAGTGAGCCAGCCCGACACGCTCTCGTACATGGAAACCCTGACCGTCCGGTCCCCGGTGGGCGATGGCCTGGGCCATTGCCGCGAGGGATTCCCTGTCCGGCCTACTCCCCTCGGGCGCGATGATGCCAGCGATGCCGCACATGTGGTGTACCTATGTCCCCGTATGGCCGCTCTGGCGCAGCTCATCGCAAAGAGCCAGATAACGCGCCGCCACCGATGCCCAGGAATACTCCTTTTCCACCTTTTTGCGTCCGGCTTGTCCCATGGCCACACGAAGCGCTTGGTCCTGGATGAGTTTAGCCATGGCTTCGGCAAGCTCGTCAGGCGACTCGGTGGGGACCAGAAGACCCGTTTTCCCGGGAACCACCAGTTCTTCATTCCCGGCGATGCGTGTGGCCACCACTGGCAAACCCGAGGCCATGGCCTCAAGCACCGCGTTGGACATGCCTTCGTCCCTGGAGGCGAACACGAACAAGTCCATCTCACGCATCAAAGCGGCCAGTTCCGGGCGGCGCATCCAGCCTTCGAAGATAACTCTGTCGCCAATTCCAAGATTCATTGCCTGTTTTTCGAGTTCAGGCCTCTGGGGGCCATCCCCGGCGATGTGCAACTCCCAGGACAAGTGAGGTGCGAGTAGCCCGAGGGCGGCGAGCAGCACGTCCAGGCCCTTCTGGTACACCACCCGCCCGTGGCAGAACAGCCGGACCGGGCCGGGTTTGCGGTCAGTATCTCGAGGAGAAAAAAGGAGAGTGTCAGCACCGTTTGGAATGACGGGATAGTTAAGCTTCGGTTCGAAAGACTTGGCCAGCGCGGCAAGGCCTGCGCTGTTTGGCACCACGGCTACGGCTTGTTTCCATAAAAAACGGATGAGGGGGCCTGTGAGAGTATGCATCCGGGCCAAGTCGTAGGGTTGGAAGCCAGGCACATCGCCCCCGCGCAGGGACACCACGTAGGGAATGCCGTGGATGGCCTTGCACAGCCAGGCCGATGGGCCGGATGGAATGCCGAAGAAGGCGATGACCGCATCCGGCTTGAATGTCCGTGCCAGCATGGGGGCGAACAGGCAGGCGCTGGCCATGAAAATGGCCATTTCCCAGGCTGCGCATTTCTCTTCGTTACGCCTAATGGTCGGGATTCTGCGGATGCTGAAGCCATCGGCCTGTTCCCATTTGGCAAAGCCCTTGAAGGCCGAGGTCACCACCTGCACGTCCGCGCCCTGAAGGGCCATCTCCTTGGCGATGTGAGCCGTGGCGTTGCCCGCTCCGCCTCCAAGCGGAGGATACTCGTAATTTATGCACAGGATGCGCATCAGAGGGCTTTCCTGCAGGCCAGGGCAGCAGTGGTGGTTGAGAGCATGTCCCGGTCGCGCGTCGAAAATTCGGGGGCCAAGAAGGGCACAACGGCTGACAGAGCCGCAAAGTCAGTTTCCCGCTTGAGCACCTCGCAGTCAAATCCGCTGACGCGGAGAGCCGCGAGATGCTCATCCAGCCGGTAGCGGGGAAGATCGCCGGGATCGAGAAGATTGTCCCAAAGCGCCTTGGAAAAAGTGAGGAAGTGGAAGGGGTATTTGAAGAAGTGGTCGCGATAATCCACCTGGTGGAGCATCAGTCCTCCCGGAACCAGCACCCTGCTGCATTGCTCGAAAAGGGCCAGAGGATCGCGCACATGTTCCAGTACGGAGTTGGAAACGATAATGTCGGCGCTGGACGATTCCAGCCCGGCCAGGTCACGCATGCGGCTTGTATTTTCGCGTGAAGCACGTGGTTGGCTCATGCGGACATTGGCGAAAAGAGTCGCGTCCAGGTCCTGGTCGAAGAGGGCGAAGGGTTCCACCCCAGTCCAGTGGCCGCCGAAGCGGGCGGTCCACTCGTAGCCGGTGCCGTTGGTTGCGCCGCACCCCAGTTCCACTACCCGCCTGTCATGGAGGTTGATACCGGCCTGTCTGGCAAGCTGCTGATAGGCTGTGACGATGGGCTCCGGGTCCAGGCGCCCCTGGTTCACCCGCCAATAGGGGATGAATGTTCCCAGGCGGTCCAGCACGTCCCCGTTGAACAGGAAACGGCGTATGATACGCAGGGTGACGTATTCCAGATTGGACCAGAGTATCATTGCGTCCTGCGCCCCTTGTGGCGCCCAAGCACCCAGAGATTCCACAACAGCAGGCGGTGGTCGGCCAGGCCTTGGCGGTGTTCGCGTTCCATCTTTCGCACGAAATCGCAATTGAGGGCACTGGGGAGCGGCTCGCCGGATGCCTGCAACTTGCCCTGGTGGAACCACAAGCCCACGGGTGCACCGAATCCTTTTTTCTTGCGGTGAAGGATATCCGCCGGGAGCAGTGGCTCCAGGGCTTTCTTCAGGATATATTTGCCTTGGCCGTTACGGAATTTGTAGCCATGAGGAATGCGTCTGGCCAGGTCCACCAGCTCGATGTCCAGGAAGGGCGCGCGCACTTCAAGGGAGTTGAGCATGCTGGCCCTGTCGACCTTCATGAGGATTCCATCCTGGAGATAGAGCTTGGCGTAGAACTCCAGGGTCTTGTCCACTATGCTGGTGGAGGGAGCGTTCTCCCATGCTTCGATGGCTTCGGAGTATATGTCTTCCGGGTCGCAAGGGGACGAGAAGAGCTCCTCGAGCATTTTCGGTTCCAGAGCGCCGAGCCAGACGGGGTTCCACAAGGGCATTTTATAGGAGAGCCCCGTGAGGAACCGGTTCACCTTGAAGGACAGGTGCATGTTGGAGTGCCCTACGGGAAGGCGTGAGGCCAAGAGACGCAAGGCTTTGTGTACGGGCTTGGGGCAGAGGCTGGAGTAGCGCTCGGCCGTGGCCAAGGCCTTGAAAGGATCGTACCCGGCGAACAGCTCATCCGCTCCGTCTCCGCCCAGGGCCACAGTGATGTGTTTCCTGGTCTCGCGGCAGAGCAGGTAGGTAGGCAGGAGTGAGCTGTCGCCCATGGGCTCGTCCAAACGGGCAAGGAGTTCGGGCAGAATGTCCAAGGCCTTGTCCAGGCTCAGCGTATCTTGGTGGTGGAGCGTATGAAAAAGCGTTGCCGCCCGGATGCTGTATGCGGATTCATCGAAGCTGGCTTCCGTGAAGCCCACGGAGAAGGTTCGCAAATTGTTCACGTGGCGCGCAGCCAAAGCCGTGACGGCCGAGGAGTCGATTCCTCCGGAGAGAAACACACCCAGAGGGACGTCGCTCATGAGGCGGCGTTTCACTGCCCGATCCAAAAGCTCGCGGAGTTGTTCGCCCCACTCGGCTTCAGGATTTTTGGGGAGCGTTTCGAAGGGGTCCACCCTGTACGACCAGTACCGCTCTTTCTTGGAAGAAAAGTCTTCCAGGCGCACCAGCAGGTTCCAGCCGCCGGGAAGCTTATTCACATTCGCGTAGAGGCTGTTGGGAGCGGGAATGAAGGCGTAGGCGAAGTATTTGCGCAGAGCTGACAGGTCCAGCGAGTCCGGGACCTCAGGGTGTTCCAACAGGGAGGTCAGCTCCGAAGCGAAGGCGAAAAATCCGGGGCGCAGATGGTAGTAGAGAGGTTTCTTGCCGAATCTGTCCCGAGAGAGAAAGAGCTCCCCCCGTTCGGAGTCGTGGATCGCGAAGGACCACATGCCGTTCAGCTTCCCGGGCAACCGGGCTCCCCATTCCCGGTATCCGTGCAGCAGCACTTCCGTATCGCAGTGGCTGGTCTGGAAGCGGTGCCCTTTGGCTTCAAGCTCGCGGCGAAGCTCCTGGTGGTTGTAGATCTCGCCGTTGAAGGTGACTGTGAGCTTTGAGTCCGTGGTGGACATGGGCTGGGCGCCGGATGCCAGATCCACGATGGCCAACCGCAGGTGGCCGAAATACAGGCCGTGCCTGGCGAAGTGGTAGATTCCTTCCCCGTCCGGTCCGCGATGCGCCATACGTGCGTTCATGGCCCTTATGACGGCCTCGTCCCCGGGCCCGGCGAAACCGCATATGCCGCACATGGGGGATCAATCCCCGCAGTCGCAGTTTCTGGTCCGGTCCACGATGTAGGTGGGTTTGTCCTGTGATTCGTGGTAGGTGCGCATGAGTATTTCCGCGATGAGTCCCATGAAAATGGACATGAAACCCATGAGGAAAAAAAGGACCACGGTAAGAGGCAGGGGAGTCTCAATGAAGCTCTTGGCTTCGAAGAATTTCAGATAGAGCATGAGAAGAAAGAACACGAAGGCCACCAGCAGCGCGATAAGCCCGAATCCGCCGAAGAGATACATTGGCTTCTGGGCGTACTTGTCCAGAAATTTCACCACCATGAGGTCCAGAATGACCTTTATCGTGCGGTCGAAGCCGTACTTGGACTCCCCGTGCACGCGCGGATGGTGGATGACGCCCACTTCCGTGACCTTGGCTCCCTGCCAGGCTGCGTAGATGGGCACGAAGCGGTGCATTTCCCCGTAGAGCTTCACTCCCTTGATGATCTCCTTGCGGTAGGCCTTGAGCGAACAGCCGTAGTCGTGCAGATGCACTCCGGATATCGCCGAGATGAGGAAGTTGGCCATGCGGCTGGGAAGATTGCGCTTGAGGGGATGATCCTGGCGGTCTTTACGCCAGCCAGAGACCACGTCGTAGCCTTCGGCAAGAGTGGCCAGGAGCTTCGGGATGTCGGCCGGGTCGTTTTGGAGATCGCCGTCCATGGGGATGAGGATGTCGCCAGCGGCCGCGTCGATACCGGCCATCATTGCCGCTGTCTGCCCGAAATTGCGGCGCAGGTGGATGACCTTCACCTTCGGGTCGGTCTGAGCCACTTCCTTGAGCTTGGCTCTCGTTTCGTCAGTGGAACCGTCGTCCACGATGATGATTTCGTAGGGCTGCCCCAGGGAAGTGAGCGACTCGGAAAGCTTCTGGTGCAACGGATGGACGTTGTCCGCCTCGTTGTACATGGGAATGATGATCGACAGGGATTGTTCGCGCATGTGTGCCAAGGGGACTACACCACAGAGGCCCGGGCATCAACCCTGTGAAGATCGGGCATGGCGCAGGGCACGCAGGTCGAGAAGAAAGGCTCCGGGGCGAAGGGGGATGCGCGCGAAACGCGTTTCATCCAGAACAGCAAAGCGAGTACGATTCTGGGTCATGCTTTTAATGGCCTGGCCAAAGGGCTCGAAGAATGGGCTGCGAGAGAGAAACTCGCGGGTGAAATGCGCTTCGTCCACCACCAGGAAATCCACACCGAAATGTTGGGCGAAACGGAGAATCACCTCAGGATCTTCGCAGTAGTAGGCGTCGAACAGACCTTCCAGGCGGGGGCGGATCTTTTCCCAATACCCAACGCTCCAGGGCTGGGCCAGCTCGGTGCTTACCAGGACGTTTCGCTTGGAGAAGGTGAGCACGTTGTCCATGAGGTCAGGGTGTCCGGCCAACATGGAGTCTTTTGGAGTGGAGGCTTCCACAGCCTCATAGAGGGCCTGATTCGCTCGAAGGTCGTACAAGGCTACTCCGGACAGCCTGACGGCTCCACAAACTGCCATGGCTGCCAGCAGGAACATCGCGGCTGAACGTTTTTTCCCCAAGAGCCTCCATGCGGCCAGCAAACATGATGAGAGCAGCAGGGAATAGAGAAGGTTCATTGGGTACTGCACGTAGCGGTCGGGTACGAACAGGGTGAAGGCCATGGCTCGAGCGGTTATGTAGAACAGCAGAAAAGCAGCTCCAAGAGGGGCCAGCGGCTTTATCCGGTGGGCCAAACCTCGCCAGTCCACGGACCTGGCTCCTTTTTGAAGGGGCCAGGCCAGCAGGCACAGGCTGACAATGCCGGGTATGAGGCCGAGTTCTTTGAAAAGGCCAATGCCTTCAAAAGGAAAGTAGACAAAATCCAGAAACGGATTGGGCAGTGGAACCAAATCGAGACGCCCCTGAGTGCCAAACTCAGGCCTTCCCGCGGCCTGGGCCAATGAGACTAGAGGCCCGAAACCTTTCATAGAGTAAACCAGGGAGAACGAGCCAACGGCCAATCCTGCCGCGCCGAGTACAGACCACGGCCGCCAGCTGTTCAGCCAGACTCCGGGAAGTCCTCGCACTGCTGCCAGCCCTCTTTGAGCAAGCAAGGCCAGAGAGCAGGGGAGGAAAATATAGGGTATGAAAAGAGCCTGAGCAAAGAGCGTCAAACCGAGAAAGGCTCCTCTTCCAGACAACCAGGCCAGAGCGAAGGCGGCCAGCAATGGACTGGCAAACGCCCGTGAAAGTCCCCCCGAGATGTTGTCCAGGAAAAAGGGCATGAGCCAGGCCGCACAAAGCATGGCCCATCCGGTCTGACGGTCCCCGAGCTTGCGGCCCAGCGACATCATGAGCAGGCATTGTCCGCAGTAGAGAACACCGGTGATCGCTTTCGAGAACTGGAGCGGGTTCACAAACCAAGACCCGCACCAATACAGGAACTTTATCCCCCAGGGGACGTAGGCTTCGGCATACGCATTGAGAATGTCTGACGGGTAAAGCGCTGGGTCGAGCCAGCGCTGCATCCAGAAAACCTGCTGGCGCAAGTCGTCGTTTATGACAAAGGGACTGGCAAGTGACTTCCAGTGAGCAAAAGCGAAAACCGCTGCGCTGGCTGCCAAGGCAATCAGCAGGTCAAACAGTACGGTCGGGGATGCGGGAACGGCAGGTATTGGAGAGATGCGGCCAAAATCGTCCTGCCGAGGCTTTGTGGCCTCAGATTTCCCGGTCATAGAGCCTGAAGGTCCGCCACTTCCTGCCTCCGAACATCTGCAACGTCTTGTTCCACTTGATCAAAGTTTCTGGAATGAGCGAGCAGTCGCACCATACCCCAGCATCTTTCCAGCGGATCAGGGTGATCATGATGTTCATGATGAGGGCGTAGTGCAGCTTTCTCCACTGATGTGATTTTTTAACGCCGATGATGATGGCCCTGGAGGCTTTGAGCGGAGCTATCCGGCAATCGTAGAGCAAGCGGAGCATTCCCCACCAGTTGAGCTTGCCGCGGGTCTTGTGGAGGGTGTGGTTGATGTCCGGGGCGACGATGCTGAAAGCCAGAATCTCGCCGTTCTCCTCCACGAAGCTCACCAGTTCGGGGCGAAGGATGGGTTTTAGCTGCAGGAAAATGTCGTTGAACTGACGCTCTGTCAGGGGGACATGTCCCCAGTTCTTGTCCCAGAGCGTGTTGAACATCTCCAGGACCTCAGGGCCGCGCTTGATGAATTCGCTGGTCTTGCCCTGGGTGATGGTCAGGCCGGCCGCGTTCATGATGTCGTCACGACGCTTTATGAGCTCTTCCAGGGGCATGGGAAGCTTGTCGATGATGTATCCGAACCAGTCGAAGACCTTTTGAAAGCCCCACCCTTCGACAAGTTTCTCGTAGTAGGGGTGATTGTAGCTGTGGAACATCACCGGGCGCTGGTGGTAGCCGTCGATCAAAAGCCCGACTTCGTCGTAGATGCCAAAGGACAGTGGGCCGTGCAGCTTGGTTTTGCCTTTTGCCCGCACCCAGTCCGCAGCGGTTTGGAATAAGGCGTTGGCTGTTTCTTGATCGTCGAAGCATTCGAAGAACCCGAAGAAACCGGTGTTTGTATCGTGATATTTCTCGTAAGCAAAGTTGAGATGCGCGCTGATGCGTCCAACAGTCCGATCCCCGAGCTTGGCCAGAAACAGCTGCACTTCCCCTACTTCGTAAAAGGGGCCGGTCTTGGGATCCAAAAAAGAACGCAGATGGGAAAGGACGGGGGGGACCCAATGCGGGTCCCCCTCATAAATTGCGAACGGAAGATGAATGAAGTCTTCCATGTCCTTTTGGGAGGACACGGGAATGATGCGCATGACCATGCTATTTCTTGGGGATAATGCTTACCTGCGCCTTGAGACCCTCCTTGAGGGCGTAATCGGCATTGGGCAGGGTGAGCTCGATTTCGTAGTAGGATGGCTGCTGGAGAGCTGTGGGCAGGGGGGCCCAGGGAATGCGGCTTACCGTGGCCGCAAATTCCTTGCCTTGAATTGAGTCGAACACCACTTTGGCCTGGTCGCCGAGTTTTAAGCGCAAGGCTTCGATCTCATGGACCTGGGCACGGATCAATATGGGGTCCAGAACGCCCACCTGGAAGAGTTCGGTATCACGGGCGAGTTTGACGCCCTTACGAAGCTCGGGGTTGATCCACAGGATGTAACCGTCCACCGGAGCTTTAACGATGCCTTCGTTGGGCAGGGTACCGAAATTGGCCTTGGGACCGAAACGTTCGCGGGCCAGCTCCAGCCTCTGCTGGGCCTGCTCCTTTTCAATGGCAAGCTTTTCCTGAAGAGCAACGCGCTGCTTTTCGTTCACCTCTATATCCTGGGCATTCTGTGCAAGAGCCTGGGAGGTGGCCATGTTTTGCTTCTCCATGACCTCCAGCTCCTTGCGCTTGACCCTGAGCTTGTCGATATCCTTGCCGGCTGTGGCCAACTGATGTTCCAGATCCTTGACCGAGGCAAGCGACAAGGAACGCTTCTCAGACATACGCGTTTCAAGCGGAATTTCGTAGGTGGCGAGCACCTCGTCTTTTTTCACCTTCTGGCCGATGCTCACAGGCATATTCATGATCTGCGAGGTATACGGCAATACAACAGTGAGCTTCAGGGGGCTGTAGAGCTTGCCGGAGAAAATGATCTCCTGGGCCAATGGCGAGGGGTCGGCCTTGGGAGTCTGTGGTGTGGCTTGCTGGTTCTGGGCGAAGGCCCCGGAAGCGTACAAGACTATAGTCAAAGCGGTACAAAGGGTGCGGAGCGTCATCCTTTATTTCTCCCATGCGGCGACATCGACATACTGGCTTTGGAGGTCGCCGGAAAGATGCTTGAGGGTGAGAAGGGCCGTGTCGCGCTTGGCCTGTTCCAGAAGCATCTTTTGTCTGGAATCATAGTAAGTGAAGCGGTCGGTCACGAACTTGTCGAATTCGGCCTGACCTGTCTTGTGGCGGTATTCCGTCTGCTCGTCCATCAGCTTGTTCAAATCCATCTGGGAGGTGGCCAGAGACAGGTCCGCCGAGGTAGACTGATATTCGGACATGGCCTTCTGCACCGAAACCATGAGCTCGAATTCCTTGGCCCTGCCACCGGCCTGGGCTTGATCGAGTTTTTTGTACTGGCGGGATATCTCGCGGCCTTTGGCCCAATAGTCCAGGGGAATGCTGATGTTGATGCCCGGGTAGAAGGGAAACCCATCGGACTTATATGTGTTGTTGCTACTATTGAGAGAGTCGACGGTCTGGAAGGTGAATCCGAATGTAGGCAGCAGTTTTACATAGGAAAGGCCAATGTTCATCCTCTGTAAGTTTTTTTCATATTCCTGAATACGCAGATCAAACGAGTTGGCGCGGACCTTTTCATCGGTGACGTCCGCGACACCGAACTTGCCCAGGATTTGCTTCTTGGCCGCAGCCACATCCAGATTTAATTTGTGGGTGAAGGGAATGCCCAGGATGAATTTCACGTCGTCCAAGATCATGGCACGCATGGAATTGACCTTGTCCTCTTCGGCCTTGGCCATCTGGATCTTGGTCTCGGCGATGCGTACGTCCAGCTGGGTCGCTTGACCCATTCCGAGCCTGGTCTTGAAGAAGTCCAGGTTCATTTTGGCCAGTTCCTGCTTCTGGCGTACAACTTCCTTCTGCTCCTGAATCGCTGCCAGCTGGATGAAATCCGTGGCCAAACGCTTGAGCCCCTCGCTGATGATCTTGAGGTGACCAAGAACGGCAATGTTTGCCATTTGATTCTTAGCTTTCACGTCGAAGCCGGACAAAAGCGGGTTCCATTGGGTGGTGGAAAAGCTGATGGAATAGGGCTTGTCTGTTGTGCCGTCGGTCCGCTGGGGCATCCTAAACCAGTATGTGCTGTTGATGCTCACGGTAGGAAGGAAAGTACCCCAGGCGTCTTGGACATCAAGACGCTTGGATTCGATTTCCAG
This genomic window contains:
- the asnB gene encoding asparagine synthase (glutamine-hydrolyzing); translation: MCGIAGIIAPEGSRPDRESLAAMAQAIAHRGPDGQGFHVRERVGLAHCRLAIIDLATGDQPMCNEDSTLWIVFNGEIYNHLDLRSELIGKGHRFATASDTEAILHAYEEYGPACTEKLRGMFAFAIWDERRQTLFASRDRLGKKPFYYCLHEGHFLFASGPTALLAFPGVSHEADLEAIGLYLTLQYVPGPQSAFKALKSLPPGHNLVFTHGRVETSRYWKLSFEPKFNASEEELKTELREMLSESVRIRLMSEVPLGAHLSGGIDSSIITALMAKLSGTPVKTFSIGFAEEAFSELHKARAVARLYGTDHNEFLVEYGHVPDTFEQIVAHVGEPFADPSALPSFFLARETRTKVTVALNGDGGDELFAGYQRYWLDPLAAPYAALPRFLTQKLFPALLHTIPEPKDRPIESNWVAGLKRLSQVAAVSPKASIIRWGSYFSPEAARDLWRKEARPDSDPVGMLASIFDTCSASSFLDRTLATDLGSYLPGDLLVKADRMAMAHGLEGRSPLLDHKLAEWAARLPARFKVRGRNGKYLLRSTFAELLPPEVTAQGKQGFGIPVGKWLREGLAGWCRELLLHGLAAERLFKPAAISRLLSEHAGGAIDHGKRLWALAALELWLRRFNVL
- a CDS encoding glycosyltransferase family 4 protein yields the protein MLCINYEYPPLGGGAGNATAHIAKEMALQGADVQVVTSAFKGFAKWEQADGFSIRRIPTIRRNEEKCAAWEMAIFMASACLFAPMLARTFKPDAVIAFFGIPSGPSAWLCKAIHGIPYVVSLRGGDVPGFQPYDLARMHTLTGPLIRFLWKQAVAVVPNSAGLAALAKSFEPKLNYPVIPNGADTLLFSPRDTDRKPGPVRLFCHGRVVYQKGLDVLLAALGLLAPHLSWELHIAGDGPQRPELEKQAMNLGIGDRVIFEGWMRRPELAALMREMDLFVFASRDEGMSNAVLEAMASGLPVVATRIAGNEELVVPGKTGLLVPTESPDELAEAMAKLIQDQALRVAMGQAGRKKVEKEYSWASVAARYLALCDELRQSGHTGT
- a CDS encoding class I SAM-dependent methyltransferase; its protein translation is MILWSNLEYVTLRIIRRFLFNGDVLDRLGTFIPYWRVNQGRLDPEPIVTAYQQLARQAGINLHDRRVVELGCGATNGTGYEWTARFGGHWTGVEPFALFDQDLDATLFANVRMSQPRASRENTSRMRDLAGLESSSADIIVSNSVLEHVRDPLALFEQCSRVLVPGGLMLHQVDYRDHFFKYPFHFLTFSKALWDNLLDPGDLPRYRLDEHLAALRVSGFDCEVLKRETDFAALSAVVPFLAPEFSTRDRDMLSTTTAALACRKAL
- the asnB gene encoding asparagine synthase (glutamine-hydrolyzing), which codes for MCGICGFAGPGDEAVIRAMNARMAHRGPDGEGIYHFARHGLYFGHLRLAIVDLASGAQPMSTTDSKLTVTFNGEIYNHQELRRELEAKGHRFQTSHCDTEVLLHGYREWGARLPGKLNGMWSFAIHDSERGELFLSRDRFGKKPLYYHLRPGFFAFASELTSLLEHPEVPDSLDLSALRKYFAYAFIPAPNSLYANVNKLPGGWNLLVRLEDFSSKKERYWSYRVDPFETLPKNPEAEWGEQLRELLDRAVKRRLMSDVPLGVFLSGGIDSSAVTALAARHVNNLRTFSVGFTEASFDESAYSIRAATLFHTLHHQDTLSLDKALDILPELLARLDEPMGDSSLLPTYLLCRETRKHITVALGGDGADELFAGYDPFKALATAERYSSLCPKPVHKALRLLASRLPVGHSNMHLSFKVNRFLTGLSYKMPLWNPVWLGALEPKMLEELFSSPCDPEDIYSEAIEAWENAPSTSIVDKTLEFYAKLYLQDGILMKVDRASMLNSLEVRAPFLDIELVDLARRIPHGYKFRNGQGKYILKKALEPLLPADILHRKKKGFGAPVGLWFHQGKLQASGEPLPSALNCDFVRKMEREHRQGLADHRLLLWNLWVLGRHKGRRTQ
- a CDS encoding glycosyltransferase; this translates as MREQSLSIIIPMYNEADNVHPLHQKLSESLTSLGQPYEIIIVDDGSTDETRAKLKEVAQTDPKVKVIHLRRNFGQTAAMMAGIDAAAGDILIPMDGDLQNDPADIPKLLATLAEGYDVVSGWRKDRQDHPLKRNLPSRMANFLISAISGVHLHDYGCSLKAYRKEIIKGVKLYGEMHRFVPIYAAWQGAKVTEVGVIHHPRVHGESKYGFDRTIKVILDLMVVKFLDKYAQKPMYLFGGFGLIALLVAFVFFLLMLYLKFFEAKSFIETPLPLTVVLFFLMGFMSIFMGLIAEILMRTYHESQDKPTYIVDRTRNCDCGD
- a CDS encoding efflux RND transporter periplasmic adaptor subunit, coding for MTLRTLCTALTIVLYASGAFAQNQQATPQTPKADPSPLAQEIIFSGKLYSPLKLTVVLPYTSQIMNMPVSIGQKVKKDEVLATYEIPLETRMSEKRSLSLASVKDLEHQLATAGKDIDKLRVKRKELEVMEKQNMATSQALAQNAQDIEVNEKQRVALQEKLAIEKEQAQQRLELARERFGPKANFGTLPNEGIVKAPVDGYILWINPELRKGVKLARDTELFQVGVLDPILIRAQVHEIEALRLKLGDQAKVVFDSIQGKEFAATVSRIPWAPLPTALQQPSYYEIELTLPNADYALKEGLKAQVSIIPKK